Proteins encoded in a region of the Streptomyces akebiae genome:
- a CDS encoding acyl carrier protein has product MAIMSTSTLDNEIREFVLTTVIDEMNILLSRDGITDESPVTVGGLELDSLSLIELTLRLESRFGVEIPDTDIEPLASLTLGGLVAEVVGRGAKA; this is encoded by the coding sequence ATGGCGATCATGAGCACGTCCACCCTGGACAACGAGATCCGCGAGTTCGTCCTGACCACGGTCATCGACGAGATGAACATCCTGCTGAGCCGGGACGGGATCACCGACGAGAGCCCGGTGACCGTCGGCGGCCTGGAGCTGGACTCCCTGAGCCTGATCGAGCTGACGCTGCGTCTGGAGTCGCGGTTCGGTGTGGAGATCCCGGACACCGACATCGAGCCGTTGGCCTCGCTGACCCTCGGCGGGCTCGTCGCCGAGGTCGTCGGGCGCGGGGCGAAGGCATGA